In Candidatus Binatia bacterium, the DNA window AAAGTAGATGACCCCTGTGGACTTGTAGAATCCGCGCTCCACATCCCTGAAGGGCGGGACGGCAAGCGAAAGCATCCCGCCGACCGCGCTTTGGCAGAGCACCAACAAAAAGCATCGAGCAAATTCCGTCATAAAAGGGTCGACCGACGCAAAGGGTAGCGCACGGGTCCCCCTCCGCAAGGATAGGCGGTAAAGATTACGAAGGTCTTGCTGCCAAACCCTTGAAAATGCCCCGAAAAATCTGGAGGGCTTGATCCAGAGCACCGTAGCGGGCAAGCTTGGAAAGGAATTCCGACTCGGAGAGGAAAAAATGATTCAAGAACCGACCAGACCGACCGTCCGCCCTCAGGCAATCTCGAAGCGCCTGATCCTCAGCCTTTGCCTCGCAGGGGCGGCAGTGACGTTCCTTCCCGCGGCTGCCGCAGCCGACGCTCTCGCCGTTGCCGAGGACGAAGTCTTGACCGTGGAAAAAGCTGGTAACGTGGAGGCCGTGATTGTCGGGGCCCCCATCAAATCGACCGAGGGAGCCCGTGGCGGAGATCTCGGGAAATGGTCCAATTATGCCGAGCCCGGCGAGCTCGAGTCTCGCGGCCAGCAGCCGAGGAGCGACTCGCCCAATCTTGACCGAACAAAGCGAGCTTTGCTGGCGGTAGGCTCCACCATCGGCAGTATTTTATACTTTCCCGTGAAATTGGTCGTTGGCGTTACCGGGGCCTTCGTGGGCGGGATCGCAGGTGCGGTCTCGGGCGGAGACCAGGCAACCGCGTCCGGAATCTGGAATGTCACAACCGACGGGGATTATTTCGTGAGCCCCGAGGAACTCGACGGTACGACCGAATTTCGGTTCACCGGGGACCATCGCTAGACAACCTTTCCCCGGCGGCACGGTCCCGGAATCGAGGGCCGAGCAACGGCCCGTTTGGGGCTTGCGCACGCCTGTTTCGGGCTTATCGTAAAGGTATGGAAAATACCTTCAGCGAAGCTGATATGGCTATGCTCCTGCTGGACCAGAAAGATCTGGTCCACCTTGGAGCCATACTCGGACTGCAAGCCCGGTTCGGAACGCAACCCGAGGAAGCCACGACCCCGACAAACCCCTTACCTCTGGAGTTCGACGCCTGAGCAGGACCTGGGGCCGGAACGGAGTTGACGGCCCGCCGACGTAACCTCCTGTTCAAGTCCCGTACCCGAGCAAGATCGCCGGTAATCACAGAACCCCAAACAAGATATCAACCCGGCCTCACGCGCCCTCGGATCACCTCCGCCGCTCGCGCTGTCGGCCGGGCCGGCCGAAAGCCTCAGATTCTTCCGAGGTCCGTAATCCTTTTCAGTCTCCTGACGGGAACCTCGCGGGTCTGTGGGGTGCCGCGACCACCACGCCATGACGGGAGGCCATTCGCTCCAGAGTGGCTCGCGCCAGTTTACTCGGGTTGGAATGTCCGTTTTCCCATCGGTTCACGGTACTGACGGTGATTCCGAGTTCCTGAGCGAATTCTTCCTGAGTCATCTCGAGTTGATGACGCATATCACGAACCTTGATATCATTTTTTATTTGCATTTCTGTATCCTCCGCCGGACGCACCTCCGGCTGACTTGAGGTAAGACGGGCGAACGCCATAGATATTCGAGAGCCCTCCAACCCTTGCTCTTCACAGTTACGCAAATGCCGTGCCCTGTTCTGCATCACCGAAATTGGACCAGCCTCGGTCCCGATCGGCGAAAAGTTGCCACTTCTCCGTTTGATCGGCGGAGATTTGCCACCGAGCGAGGGGCAGAGTAACTGCAGAGGGTGGACAATACGGAACGAGTGACCAAAGCTTGCGCGTGTGCCAACGTGGCGCTCGTGAAGTACTGGGGCAAGCGCGACCCCGAAGCGAATTTGCCGGCAGTCGGGAGCATTTCCCTGACGCTCGAAGGGCTCGAGGCCGAGGCGACCATTTCGATGCGTCCCGCCGATCGCTTTACGAGCCGCGGCAAGACGGTCCCTGGAAGGGCATACGACCAAATGGTCAGTTTTCTGGACTGGGTCGCCAGAACGTACGATAGCGAGACCCCGCTGGCAGTAAATATAGAGACGAATTTTCCGGTCGCGGCCGGTCTGGCGTCCTCCGCAGCCATCTACTGCGCAACAGCCACTGCCGCGCTTTCGTTCCTCGAGGTATCTGCATCCCGTCGCGAACTCTCGGCGATCGCTCGACGGGGATCCGGCTCCGCCTCTCGTTCGGTTTTCGGAGGCCTCGTCGAATGGCACCGTGGCACCGACCCTGGCGGCGACGACTCCTTCGCGGATCCTCTCCTGCCAGCCGAAGACTGGGCGCTCGGAATGGTCGTTGCGATCCTGGACGAAGGCCAAAAGAAAACATCCTCTCGCGATGCGATGCAGCACGTCGCCGAAACCTCACCTCTCTACTCTGGATGGCTGGCCGCACAGGAAGATGACCTCGAATCGATGCGTCACGCGATTCATGCCCGGGATTTTCCGACCGTCGGCAGAATCACCGAGGAAAGCACGCTGCGCATGCACGCAGTCACCATGGCCGCTCGACCGGCCGTCCTTTATTGGCAACCGGCAACCTTGCACGTCATGGAAGCGGTACGCGAACTGCGCGCGACGGGCCTCGACGCCTACTTCACAATGGACGCAGGGCCTCAAGTCAAAGTTCTCTGTCAACAACAAGATATGGGGGCCGTGGCAGCGAAGCTCGAATCGGTCCCCGCCGTCCTGCGGGTTTTACAAGCTCGCGCCGGCAGTGGTGTTCGTGTTCTTGAGGGCAAGGCCCCTTGGAAATAAGCGCCAGCGCTCCCGGAAAGCTATTCCTGCTCGGCGAGTACGCCGTGACGGCCGGTGAGCCCGCCGTTCTTTGCGCAACGGACAGGCGGTTGGAATGCCAGATTTCCGCGCGCTCCGGGTCCGGTCAGATCCGGATCATCCGCAAAGGTGGGGAATCCTACCTTTGTCCTCCGAATTTGGAAGAAGTGAACAGAGCCCCCGAGAGCATGCGCTTCGCCGTGGCCGCAGTGCAGGTCGGGTGTCGCGCAGCAGGGATCGCAGATCTGGACCTCGAAATTGCCCCCGCCGAAACCCTGGACCGAGGCACCCCAAAAGTCGGCCTTGGAGGCAGCGCCGCGATCACGGCGGCGATTCTCGCCGGAGTCGCCGAACTCCCGGGCGCGGCATCGATTCGAGACCAAACTCGCCGCATCACGCTCGGAGTTCAGGCACACCGACTGGCACAGCAGGGAGGCTCCGGTGCCGACGTCGCGGCCATCACCACAGGCGGGTTGGCCTGGGTGGAAGGCATTGGCGACGCACCACCGCCCCGCAATATCAGCGAAGCGGCGCGTACGAATCTGCCTGATCTTTCGGTCGCCCCACTCGAGCTCCCGGCGGGTTTGGACCTCCGGGCCCTGGCGACCGGACGACCCGCGCGCAGCGGCCCACGCGCAGCACATTTTCGCCACGCACTTGCAGGACACGGCCCCCTGAGCGAGGCGGGCGCGCAAGCCCTGCGCGCCTGGAACACGTGCATGACCGAGGCCACCCAGGATTTCCGGAAGGCTTGCTTGAACAACAACGCGGATCTCGCACTTCGAGCACTCGCAGACGGTGGGGAACTCTTCGCACGCCTTCCGGTGATTTCCGGCATACCGGTCTGGAGCCCGGAACTGCGTCGATTGCAAGCGCGTAGTCGCGCAGAGAGCGCATTGTCCATCAAGCCCTCGGGAGCGGGCGGCGGTGATTGCGCCGTTGCGCTCATCCGTGCACCGGAGCCGCCGTTCTGGCAAAAGGACACGGTGATTAATTCCCTTGGAACCGTTGCTCTGAAAACCACCGGAAACGGTGCTGTAGCGCAACAGGAGAGCACACGATGAGCGGCCGAAAAAAATCCACCGCGGAAGACCTTCTGGCCGAACGCAAGCAGGACCATCTGGACCTATGCCTGCGCGAAGATGTCGGCACCGAGCACAAAACCACCCTTTTGGAAGAGGTCGAACTCATCCACGAAGCCTTGCCGGATGTCTCCTATGATCAACTCGACACCACCAGAAAGTGGTTGGGCAAGACGTTGGCGGTGCCTCTGATCATTACAGGAATGACGGGGGGCACACGTCAGGCCTTCGCGGTGAATCGCGATATGGCGAAAGTCGCAGAAGCCTGCGGAATCGCATTCGGAGTGGGAAGCCAACGAGCAATGCAAAGCCGTCCCGACTCGGCCTGGACCTACGAGGTCCGCAAATACGCACCGACGACCATCGTCCTTGCGAATATCGGGCTTGGGCAGGCCTGCACCATGAAACTTCCGGAATATACTCCGCTGATCGATTCTCTTGAGGCAGACGGCCTCTGCCTCCATCTCAATGTAGGTCAGGAAATGATCCAAACCGAGGGCGATCGAGATTTCCGTGGAGGCCTGCAAGCTTTCCGTCGCTTGAAGAGAGGCCTTCAAGTTCCCGTGATCGCCAAGGAAACGGGCTGCGGAATCTCCCGTGCCACCGCCGTTCGGCTCAAGGAGGCCGGGATCCGCAACCTCGACCTTTCCGGGGCAGGAGGAACCTCCTGGATCCGGATCGAGGCCCTGCGCGAAACTCCTGGTCAGGGCCCCGGCGAAGTGTACCGCGAGTGGGGCATCCCGACGGCCGGCAGTCTTGTGCAGGTGCAGGGTCTGGGCCTGACCACGATCGCCAGCGGTGGAATTCGTACCGGCCTCGATATCGCTCGCGCCATCGCGCTCGGAGCGAACATCGCCGGCGTCGCTCTCCCGGTGTATCAGGCCTACCGAGCGGGTGGGGTCCCGGGCGCGATGGAATTTGTCGAACAGTTGGTACACGAACTCAAGATCGCGATGCTCTTGACGGGTAGCAAGAACCTGCGAGAGCTGGGCAAGGCCGACCACATCCGGGGGCCCAAGCTTCGGCAGTGGGAGACCGCCCCCTCCAAGCGGGGGAAAGGCGCTCGATGAAACACAAACAAGAGTCTAGAATCTCGGGCTTTCACAGGCTTTCCATTGCCGACCGCCAGGAGGAATTGGCCAGACGTTGGGATTTGAACCCGGAAGAAATGGCGGATCTGCGCAATGAAGCGCCGCTCGCCCTGTCGCGCGCGGCACAACTGACCGAAAACACCGTGGGCATTTATGCACTCCCAATGGGGGTCGCACTGAATTTTCGAGTGGATGGCGAGGACCGTTTGGTCCCGATGGTTACCGAAGAGCCCTCCGTCATCGCTGCAGCCTCGAACGCGGCCCGTCTGGCACTTGATGGAGGTGGCTTTCGAGCCGAGAGCGACCCATCCTCCATGATCGCCCAAATCCAACTGGTCGATGTCCCCGACCCAGAACAAGCCAAGGCTTCGATCGAAGCCGCCAGTGGCACTTTGATGGCGCGGATCGACGCGCTGGCGCCGGGCATGGCGCGACGCGGTGGGGGCGCGCGGAGCATCGACGTCCGGATTCTGCCCGCGCCCATGGAGCATACCTTTGTCGTGGTCCATCTCCATATCGATGTTGGCGACGCGATGGGCGCAAATGCAATCAATACCATCGCCGAGGAATTGGCACCGGAAATCGCGGCGCTTTCAGGTGGCAGGGCCCACCTCCGCATCCTCTCCAACTTGCCGGACCGGCGAGTCTCGCGAGCCGAGGCCCTCTATACGTTTGCAGCTCTGGAGATGCCGGATCGCTCCGGTGCCGAAGTCGCCCGCGCTATCGAACTGGCGAGCCTCTTTGCCGAGGCCGACCCCTATCGCGCAGCCACCCATAATAAAGGCATCATGAATGGCATTGATGCGGTCGCCATTGCCACCGGGAACGACTGGCGCGCCCTGGAAGCCAGCGCCCATGCCTTCGCGGCACAGAAAGGCAGCTATACAGCGCTGTCTACATGGCGGGTAACGGAGCAGGGACTCCGCGGCCGAATCGAAATTCCGATCGCCGTAGGCGTGGTCGGCGCGACGGTCGACGGCAATCCACGAGCGCGCCTCGCACTGAAACTTCTTGGCTGCGAGAAGGCCACCGAACTCGCTTCCGTGATGGCCGCGGTCGGCCTCGCACAGAACTTCGGGGCTCTTCGCGCCCTGGCGACCGAAGGCATCCAGAAAGGTCATATGGCGCGGCACGCGCGAGCAGTCGCATCTGGGGCCGGGGTGCCCGACGATCGCGTCGAGGAGATCGCCGAGCTCCTGATCCAAAAGGGCGAGATCAAAATTGAGGCTGCGCGACGCTTGCTTGCCGAGGATGCGAAGGCCTGACGGCCCCCGTTCGACCCGGATGTCACAATTCAGAGCGGAGAGAGCAACGGGGTGGGCTTCGGGCAAAGTCATCCTCCTGGGCGAGCATGCAGTCGTCCACGGCAGCCCCGCAATCGCGGCAGGGCTGGAGCAGGGCGTCGAAATCTCCTTGCAGCCGGCAAGGGAACAGGCACGCGATGTGCCCACGGGTGCTGATCCGCGTCTGGCGGAGGCATTCCGACAAGCCGCCTCTCTTACCGGAATCCCCGATAGCATCGGTCTTTCCTTGTCGATCCGGAGCGAGTTACCCGAGGCGGTCGGCTTCGGCAGCTCCGCAGCGCTCGCGGTCGGTCTCGTGCGAGCCTGTCTGGCCGGGCAAGAGGAGATCTGGTCGAATGCAGAGGTGGCCGTGGCCGCCAATAGCATCGAGAAAATCTTTCACGGCCGGCCCTCGGGGATTGACGCGACAACAGCGGCGATGGGAGGCGTGCTGCGCTTCCAGATCGGTCCGCCGCTCGCCTACGAGAACGTGCCCCTGGGCGCTGAACTGGTTTTACTGCTCGTGGAGACCGGCACCCGGCACACAACCTCATCGACAGTCGGTGCGCTGGGGGACCGGGCACGCGCGCAGCCCGCAATCTATCAGCCAGTCTTCGATGCCATCACCGCGCTAGTTGGCGAGGCTGATCAAGCGCTCC includes these proteins:
- a CDS encoding hydroxymethylglutaryl-CoA reductase, degradative, coding for MKHKQESRISGFHRLSIADRQEELARRWDLNPEEMADLRNEAPLALSRAAQLTENTVGIYALPMGVALNFRVDGEDRLVPMVTEEPSVIAAASNAARLALDGGGFRAESDPSSMIAQIQLVDVPDPEQAKASIEAASGTLMARIDALAPGMARRGGGARSIDVRILPAPMEHTFVVVHLHIDVGDAMGANAINTIAEELAPEIAALSGGRAHLRILSNLPDRRVSRAEALYTFAALEMPDRSGAEVARAIELASLFAEADPYRAATHNKGIMNGIDAVAIATGNDWRALEASAHAFAAQKGSYTALSTWRVTEQGLRGRIEIPIAVGVVGATVDGNPRARLALKLLGCEKATELASVMAAVGLAQNFGALRALATEGIQKGHMARHARAVASGAGVPDDRVEEIAELLIQKGEIKIEAARRLLAEDAKA
- the fni gene encoding type 2 isopentenyl-diphosphate Delta-isomerase; this translates as MSGRKKSTAEDLLAERKQDHLDLCLREDVGTEHKTTLLEEVELIHEALPDVSYDQLDTTRKWLGKTLAVPLIITGMTGGTRQAFAVNRDMAKVAEACGIAFGVGSQRAMQSRPDSAWTYEVRKYAPTTIVLANIGLGQACTMKLPEYTPLIDSLEADGLCLHLNVGQEMIQTEGDRDFRGGLQAFRRLKRGLQVPVIAKETGCGISRATAVRLKEAGIRNLDLSGAGGTSWIRIEALRETPGQGPGEVYREWGIPTAGSLVQVQGLGLTTIASGGIRTGLDIARAIALGANIAGVALPVYQAYRAGGVPGAMEFVEQLVHELKIAMLLTGSKNLRELGKADHIRGPKLRQWETAPSKRGKGAR
- a CDS encoding helix-turn-helix transcriptional regulator, with the translated sequence MQIKNDIKVRDMRHQLEMTQEEFAQELGITVSTVNRWENGHSNPSKLARATLERMASRHGVVVAAPHRPARFPSGD
- the mvk gene encoding mevalonate kinase; the encoded protein is MSQFRAERATGWASGKVILLGEHAVVHGSPAIAAGLEQGVEISLQPAREQARDVPTGADPRLAEAFRQAASLTGIPDSIGLSLSIRSELPEAVGFGSSAALAVGLVRACLAGQEEIWSNAEVAVAANSIEKIFHGRPSGIDATTAAMGGVLRFQIGPPLAYENVPLGAELVLLLVETGTRHTTSSTVGALGDRARAQPAIYQPVFDAITALVGEADQALRAGNLAFLGDAMTMNHGLLRALGVSTSELDDAVEVALEGGALGAKLTGAGGGGAILALCGENAAEIQQILQQAGYRTSLSRFAASPGA
- the mvaD gene encoding diphosphomevalonate decarboxylase — translated: MDNTERVTKACACANVALVKYWGKRDPEANLPAVGSISLTLEGLEAEATISMRPADRFTSRGKTVPGRAYDQMVSFLDWVARTYDSETPLAVNIETNFPVAAGLASSAAIYCATATAALSFLEVSASRRELSAIARRGSGSASRSVFGGLVEWHRGTDPGGDDSFADPLLPAEDWALGMVVAILDEGQKKTSSRDAMQHVAETSPLYSGWLAAQEDDLESMRHAIHARDFPTVGRITEESTLRMHAVTMAARPAVLYWQPATLHVMEAVRELRATGLDAYFTMDAGPQVKVLCQQQDMGAVAAKLESVPAVLRVLQARAGSGVRVLEGKAPWK